The following nucleotide sequence is from Vidua chalybeata isolate OUT-0048 chromosome 21, bVidCha1 merged haplotype, whole genome shotgun sequence.
GTGCAGGTGGCTCACAGACACTGGTTGTGGATGTGCCACAACACCCAACCAGGCAttcactgctgctgggagcagcaagtctgtgccctcctgcctgcatggtccagccaggggctggttgctgcttcccagcagctggcacaAGCCTGGCAGCAGACTTGGTCTCAGCAACTCGGACACCTGGGGTGGGAATAAAGCAGTATGGAACCTCAGTTGCTGTGAAATCCGGGTGTGTGCCTGGATTTCAGGCAGTGCCTCTGGAGCGATGCGGCTTTCAGACTGAAACAAAGTCAGAACTTATCCTTATGCTAAGAAACTGTTCCTGCCTCAGTCTGATTTCCCCCAGCCCCCCTTCAAGGCTTCATCTTTCCCAacagcaggaagggctggagcttcAATTCAGCCTCAGCACTAAAACACATCATTTCATTACAGTCTGGCTCTGTCCGTGATGCCTTAAGCTCTGCCTACAGTGAGCTCAGACAGGAAAGCAGCTGCAAAAGTTGGCTCcatcctcccctcctcctgctgagATATTCAGAGCTTTGGTGAGAGCAGATAAGAAACAACCAATACCATGGGTGTTCAAAGCTTTACTGCTAAAACCATCTTCTGAGAGAAAACAATTGTACAGTTCTTTGGCCACAGGAAGGCAGCAACTTCTTTACTCCCTTGGCACCCACCTTgctccccctccttccctgctaAAAAGCAACAGCTGActtccctttctgcctgaacGAGCCTCGCACAACTCCAAGGCAGCAGTGGATTAGGGGCAAATCTTAGAGAGCTACTACAGTGTCAGGTGCCTCCTGCAGGACCACTCTGAAGACCTGTTGTGCGTCTGTGTTTCAGTTAGACACGTGGGGAACGGGAGAAGGAAGCACAGGTTTGAATCTTAATTCCCACATTTACAACTGCACAAGGAAATATAATTCTGCAGGTGACTGCCAGTCCCTTGCCAGGGGTTACCTGTATTTGTTCTAGTCAGGGttcactgctttccagctgtGATGGCTTTCAAGTTACTTGTCCTCCTGAGGATGTTTGGGACAAAGAGGAGCCCTGAAGCTCGCTCAATGCTCTCGATGGGAACCAGGAACCGTTCCAGGGGGATTTTATCATCCACAGGGCTGTTGGGCATCACGTAGGAGCGCAACTCAATCTCCCCACTCTCCTTTTCCAAGATGAGCACCTTGAAGAAATGGGTGGGGACAGCCACGTTGTTCTTCCCAATCACCTGGTACTTCACATACATCTTCCCATCAGCCTCCATCCTGCACCAAGAGCAACATCCCAGGTTACCTCCTAGTTTGGTGTCACTCCACTCCCTCAGTAAGACCCCAcccacagcaggcagcagctctgctcctgcaacAGGGCTGTAAAAGGTGGCTGGGGCCATGTGACATGGTGAGGGTGAGCTGTGCATTGGGgctgctcccaaatcccttccctgctggctcTCTTTAACAGGCTTCCCAAGCtatttcctgctgctgaagggATCTCAACACGAGACAGCTGCTCCTTGGTGCTACGTGGAGatctttggaaataaaattgtgtCCTTAAGTGGAGAAGTAGTCCACGACACTGAACCTGAAAGCCTTAttctgcagggatggggtcaGTAGTCTAATCTGGTAATCAGCTAATCCACTAAATTGTTAAGGActgcaaacaaaaacaagcTGTGGTTATACTGCAGCTCAGCAATGCCACTTGACTCATGAAATAATCATCTGGATGGGAAATACATAAACTAATCCTAATCCTAAAAAGGTACCTTTCCACAGAATCTCTCTGCACAGCTGGTCTCACCGACTGAGAAGGCCCTTAGTAGATCCCTCCTGTCTGGTCCTTTAGCCTGTTCTCCTTTGCCAGCACAATACATCTTTTGGGTGCCAGTCCAGCTCAGCCCTCGTGTTTACCTGGGCAGGAAGAGGGGTCCTGTGCAGACATAGACATTCCTGTTGTTTTTTGCCAAGCTCCTGCAGTACTTCTCAAGGTTATTCCAGGCGTTCTGGTTTAAATGAGGATTCTAGAAACACAATCAGTAGTCAGTTGCTGGGGTATTTCCTCACCGTTCAGAGTAACGCCACCTGTAACACATCTCACAGAGCCCCAAGCACTTTCCATACCAGATCTCCACTAtcacctctgctctgggagcaaTGATGGCCTGGTTTGCACACCCAGGACAGGACCCATTGCCTAAGGCCTCAATTTTTATCAAGTGTGCGTCTACCTGTTTGATTCTGCTCCTGACAGGAGCTGCACTGAACGGGGTCTCTCTTTTATGGCTTGAGAGGCACACACACGCAGGTGCATTGGGGAATCCCTGTTGTTGAATTTAGCAGGAAATCGGCGCCTCCGAGTGACTTTGGCCCCTGAACTGCTGCAGGCACAAACACAGCGACGCTCCCGGGGGTTTCCCGCACGGAGCAGCGTCTGCCCTTGAACGCGGGCAGCTCCGGCTTCCCCCGCAGGCCTCGGGCCGTACCTGCGGGGCGATGTTGCTCAAGTAGAAGGTGTCCCGCATGGCCTTCTGGCTCCACCTGTGGTTGGCGGCGGCGGCCAGGTGCCCGCGGTCGAAGCCGCTGCCGCGGTAGTCGGCGTTGGTGGCGCGGTGATATTCGTGCACCGAGTCGTCCTCCTGGAAGTCGCAGGCGGCGCGGTCCGAAGCGCCGCTGAGCGTGTCCCGGTTGAGCTGCTCGATGACCCAGAGCGCGCTGCGGCTCCGCGGGTCGTAGCACAGCACGTAGGACTCGCGGCTCCGCAGCTGCGCCAGCCCGGGCAGCCCGTACTTGCTCAGCTCGGTGCGCCCCGAGcccggcggcgcgggcgggctGGCCGCTGCCACGGCGGGCAGCACGGGCAGGCGGGCCAGCAGCCCGTCGGCCGCATCGCCCCGCTCCCGGTGCTCCCGGCGGGCGAGggccgcccccagccccgcgcccACCGCCAGCGGCAGCACCCACCGGGCCCGCAGCATGGCCGCTCCGCtgcgcggcccggccccgccttAAACGGGCCGCGCCCGAGCCCCAGGCGGCCGCGCTGTGGCGGCGGCATCGCCGCTTTAAGGGGGGAGCGCGCACAGCGTGAGCGGCGGGCGCCCCGCGATCCCGGGAGCGCTCTCGTGGGGAGCGGCCCCGGGACACGGGGCACAAGGACACAGCGGTCAGGGATGCCCGCTCCCACCGCCACCGGTGGCACCTGTGCCACGTATTCCTGGGGAAGGCAAAGCAAAACCATCGCGGAAAGGAGAAGGCGGTGGAGGAGCCAGGCTGGTTCGCCAGGGCTCTCTGCTGATcgctgtgctgctgtcacaccTACGGACACCGCAGCAGCAACCTGGAACAGCCCCAACTCCGACTCACACCAACAGCAGAGGTTTGCACAGACATCCGTTTAGTTAAAGGAAACCTTATAAAAATAGTGTTTgaaaaaagaagcataaaataAGGCGTTTTAGTGTGATGAAATGTTCACTACACCCTTTTCTCACAGCTCTTCACAAacaaagtgggaaaaaaaaagtgttatctGTTCCTTTCTTTGGGGAAAGGGCATTTTAGAAGACTGCTCTAAACATCTAAAACAGTCATTTACATTCCTTCAGGAAAACCAGCCTCTGATTCCCAAACACCCCAGACTCCCCCAAAACAACTTCTGGCCTTCATTCTGCTCAATGCCAAAGTGCAAATAATTCTAGGTCAGGTCACAAAATTAAAACTCAAAATCAGCCTCCCGAGTGACCATCACCAGCAACTTGATCTACCTCACTGGCAAAGCCACAAAGTTCTACAAAGCTCGAACCCCAGTGAGGTGCAGGTAGAACAGACCTCtccttcccagggaaggctCATCTCCTCCCACACCCAGGAGTGTCCTTTTACCCTCCCAGCTGAAGGTGATTTCCCTTTCCCCTGTCTGGCAGTAGTCCTGCCTGTGAGGAACACATGGTAAGACCTATTTAAACTTCCTCTGTTCAAGTCCCTGTGAGATTATGGGTCCCCAAGGCAGCCCAGACTAACACCTCCCACCCCAAAGATCAGTTCTTTCAGCAGGTCAGGATTGTAAGAAACCAGAAGCAGAAACatctcagggctggagcaggtgtTACTTGGCCACACAAGCAAGGAAACACCAGTTAAGTATTGTCTCACTtcaagaacaacaaaaataaatcaccaAAAACCTTTGAGGAATGAAGTCAAGGGAAACATGAGGAGATTCAAAAGCTGGTAAAAGgttaagattttcttttgtcCCCTCAGAAAATCTGGTTTTGCTcttaaagaaaggagaaagtcTTGGAATAAAGAAATAGATGTCCCAAGACAATGAAAAGTACCACTCCTTTCACCAGCAGGACAGAGGTTCTACCACACAGGAAGGAAATAAGCAGGAGTATAGAACAGCTTTTTATGTATGGAACAGCCTGTCTGGATGTTTCAAAGTTGTTGCAAGTTCTCCCCACAGAACTCAGTAGGTTTGGCAGCCATAGTTTGGATAAGGCTACAGAATTTGTCCCAGAGATCCTTTCCAGCAGCCAAATCTCTCATTGCATCCCTTTAAACCACTGCAAACTCCTTTCTAAAGCATTCACTGTCACCCCCTGAAGCAAGGTGACACAACACGAGCCCTTGGACACCTAGGAAGGGAGAAGACAGCACAACACCTGTGCTGCCACCTCCCCCGTGCCTTCCCCAGTGGGATAGTCACCCTCAGGGCCCAAAGCCATGCTGCAAACGTGAAGGAGTTCATCTCCAAGTAATGTGTTCATCCTGATttgcctgctgcctcctcaggTTACTTTAAGGAGtcttccagcagctcagagcaggaacACTCATGGATGGTCTTGTTGCCAGTAAGAAATTCCAGCATAAGGAAACCCTGCAGGCGCCAGGGAAACCCAAAATGAACAGCCCAGCAAAGGATGCAGGGAGATGAGAGCAGAGTTTGTGCATGGAATGGGAAAGCTGCAGTATTTATAGCAGTTCTGAGGCAGAAGTGTTTGGAGCAGGCACAATTCTGCCTAAGTGTGGTTCTACATCTCTAGAGAACCTCCCAGGTGGCTCTTTGGCCACACGAGGTCTGGCCAACACTCCCTAATGCAGGTACCCAAGAGCTGAGACATAAGACCACCTGGAACAGCTCAGGAAGAACATGCATccagtggccagagcagccaggTTGCTTCATCACACTGCTGTCCTGATCTACCTATCCCATTTTTCTTGGAGGAAAGCTATACCCTCAAGAAAAGATTGCAGCAGAGGGAGATACTGTTGCCACAGGTGTTAATTAGATTGCTTTAAACCTTAAATTGCTCTTGCAACACAGCAGCAACACACAGCTGCACAAGTGGTACTTGAGCATCTTCTCAAGAGGCAGAGATTGCTTGGGATTGCCAATAAGAACATGGGTACGTGCACCAACCTGTCCTGCCGTCTCCCCACACACCTTGGTGAGAATTACAGCAGCCTGTGAAGGCTTTCAGTGAAGGAAATAACaccagtaaaaaaaatgaaggctgCCAGCATCCCTCCTGCTAGGGCAAGTCTAGGCCAGCAGCAGCTTAAGCAGGTATTACAAAGACTGACTGACCTTTAACAAATCAACACCCATAAATACCAAAAACTGCAGAGTCCAACAGCAGAAGtgagccagcacagcacagaaagaaagggaaaagcatgTTGGATTAGTGTTCACTCAAGAGCTTCTGTACCACAAAAGCACCTGGGTGCTGGCAGTTTCTCTCTCTGAGGATTAGGGTttctgctcagctcagcactgTGGCAGGTCAGCAGCTCTCTCTGTGGCTTGTCTCAGTCCCTGTTCACCTGAGCCCACTGGACCATATCTGAAGTGCAGCAGTTTCCCTTTCAGGAGGAACAAGTGTCCAACTCAGGACTGTGACTCCAACAGGACCAGGGCAGAACACTGGATCAGCCCCAGCAGTCAGCTCATGACAGATGCTTGTATGCCTGCTGGATTGTGCTAGAGGAGGACTCTTATTGCAGATCAGAACTGTCTCTTCCTGGGAAGAAGTACTGTGAGACAATAGCAAGGTTACTGTGACCAGACCTCAATGAGAGTAGTATTATTTAAGCCACTGAGGCAGAAAACTCCAATTCTGTGCCTGTATAAGCCCCTAAAATACATCTGTCTTCATTGCACATGATTAGGTGTCCATTTCTTGTGTTTCAGAATCCTGATTGTAGCTGGATATGCTCCAGTTCAGAGCAGCATGAGGCCTCCCTTCAGCAACAATCCTGCTCTAAGGCTGTGCGTAGTAAGGCTTTACTTGGAACTACACTTCAGCGGGGGATTAAAATCACCAGTCTTGCTTTCAAGGACACCTCGTTGATAAGGCAGCTCTGGATTCAGGCAGTTTGAGTGCACAAAGCCACCAGCTGTCACCATGTCCTCCCACCTCAACTTCCCAAGTCTCTTTCCCAGTCAAAGGAGTGCAAACTGCCAGGTGACCTTCACCAGAAAGTGATGCAATCTTCTTCACACGCCTCAGGGACGGCCAAGTGCAGAGAGAGGAGAATCCAGAACCTACATGAATGGCAGAATGTGTGACTTCACTGGAATACATTCTATTCACAGGAGGAAGATCCTTCTATCCTCATCCACCAAAATTCACTGGACTTAAGTCTGTCCTTTCCCCATCAGAAGTTACTCCGTGTGTTACTTCCACGATACAGGAGTCCATCCCTTCAGGGATATGCAGACAGAAGGCTTCTTTCTCCCCAAACtcaaagtcattaaaaaaaagatacaaagaACTGCTTTTGGCAGCAAAGAGGCATTTGAGATGTGGAAAAATCTGGAGTGCAGGACCCAAGTAGATAGGGAAGTAATCAGTCCTTGACCTAATAAATAGAGTAGAAGTCTTCAAGGTGGCCAGTAGCCCTAACAAAACCTGAAGTCTTGCAGAGACCACTAGGAGCTTTAGTGCACCACACTGCAAGGGGCCATCTCCCAGGATCCACTGCCACACAGTTCTAACACCTTTTGTTAGGCTCATGGACTATTTGGAATCTTGAAGTTCCTTTGCCTTCTTCAAAATCAGATGAACATCAGAGATAGGATAATCCTATGGCAAAGAAGCAAAGGGATTTCAGTGACTCCCCAGGATTCTTGATACAGATCATTTCACTTAAGCAAGGCAAACCTTGACAAAGTTCTTGGCCTATTATAATATACAGCCATGTTCAGTTACTCCTTTAACAGCTACAGTTTCCTGTTTTGTAACTGATCAAACCTCAAGACCCTCCCAGAATGtttgttgctggtttttttcactttgtctTCCAAGGGCACAGTAACCTGGCCTGCCACAGGGCTCTGTCTCATGCCAGAGAGCCTTATCAAAGCCAGTATCTTGCACAGCCCAAAGCAGGAACTGGCAGAACGTGAGATATCCAACTGTGCAGTGCAGGCGTTTCCAACCTAAGGCTCTCACAGATCTCAGAACTGAACAAAACCCTCTGGCCAAAAAATTTTGCAGTGTTACATAAGGTTACAGATTTCTGCTTGAAATTATTCAAAGTTTTTTTGCAAACCAAAGGAACATTAGAAACCTCCAATCTATGATAATTTCTCAGTAGGGTAGAAAGGGTGTGTGTGCTAAAGATTTCCACTTCCAGTAATGAGAGTGCTGTAAGATCCCTGCAGATTTTCCTTCATGCAACTATCACAAATGTAGCACTTGTCTTGAACCAGGCATACACTCCCACCCTCTCACATACTGTCATCCTCTCTCACAGCACTATTTTAAGACTTTTCCAATTGCTCTCTGCACCCACTCTATTTAATTACCTGTAGCAGCCTCATGTTCAGAGTGAAGTCTCCTTCCAGCAACTGATCCCGGATGAGTCTGAAAGATTAAAATTATTCCAGTTACTTTTGACTCTTTACAAAGAAACTTTAAAACCAATAACCTCTTCACCAGATGCCCTAACACATGCCTACAGAAGACTCCAGGATCCATGGAAGAGAGTAAGAGGAAGGCTGTGTGTGTACTTACGTCAACATGGCACAACAGACGAGCAGGAGGAAATCGAAGCGCTTGTCATCAGCAAAGAGGGAGTCCCAGATGCGGATGACATCTGGCAGCAGGAACTCTTGGGACAAGAGCAACGTCAGCCAGCGGAAGGCAAAGAACTGGGGTTTGATGTTCTGTTCTTGCTGTCAGACAGGCACCAGGCAAACAATGAGTACGTGCTCCCGGCCAGTTCCCTACAGGCAAGAGGTGCACCCCATGCTTCCATCCCCGCCTCCTCCCCAACACGGTTCTAAGCTCCCAGctcatcctgcagcagcaggaaaacctcTGCATCCTTTGGAAACTCTCCCATTCAACCCTGACAGAGAGATTTTCAGTGCAGCCACACTCCACACCTACAGTCAAGCCAGAAAATGCTTCTCTATCCACAACATGGAGTAAAGGAAGCTTTTCTCCCTAAAGGCTCTATTTGTGTTCCGTTGAACCTGCCAAGTAATTTTAAAGTTCCCATTTCAACAGCATTTTATCTGCAAAGCTGCAGCCCTCCCCCACTAGCACAGGCACTGTTTGTCAggatttcctctcctttccagaACCCTTGTATTTATGAAAAGGTTTACTATTCACAAAGATAAACAAAGATGGAACACAGTTCACACTGATGGTTGGTAAAACATGCTGTAAGCACCTTTAGCCTgaagttttcctgttttctgatgTTAAATCCAATATAGCCTAAGTTTAACCAAGGTCAAACAAGCTCAGGATTCTGCTGATATTCTTAAGGACCAGCTGCTGCATGGCCAAGACCATTTCCTGCCAGCCAAACATTAAGCAGTTTTTCTCCCCACTGAATCAGCTACCAGCCAACACTCTCAGCTGTGTCAGTGTGCTGACAAACCATCTTCTGGATTATAGAAGTAATATATCCTGACTTTTCTAGACAGAAAAAGATCTCAGTGTAAGGCTGCAGTAAGAAGAATGGCTTTCCCTTCCAAAGTCTCCTTGCACTTTCACACCAAATGGACTATAAAACTGGAGATGTTTGTAATGAAAGCTGCCTTCTACATTGTTCTACAAAATTCACACAAACCCAAAGCACTTGAAAACCTTTGGATGAAAGGGAACAGTATAATTTGGCCAGTGGGATCACCCAGCTCACTGGATTTCAGTTCTCCTTTGGAATGTGCTCCATGGAGTTTAAGTCAGTGCTGTCAGGGCAGCCAGTGGCAATAGAAGCgtctgtgtgtgcagtgtgagGGATGGTTTCTGTTTTGCTCTTAAAAGCAGAAACGATTTCTGTAAGCTGGAATGCTGAAGAGCTCTACAGCAAAACTCATGTTTTGACTGATGTCTACAGGAGAGTAAAGATTCCAGCTCCAGCTATGCAGGTGATCAAGGATCATGGCCAAGTCCCTTCAGactcccagctggcagctgtgcaaCAACCACAGTTTGCTTTCagaggcaggcagaggaggaagcCTTGTTGTGTCAGCTCACTCTGAGCTCACTCCAAGGAGAGGCTGTTTCAGCTCTCAGCTAAGAGTCTCTCTGCCCCACGTGCAAAGCCCTTCATGCACTCTCTGTGTTCTACTCAAGCACAGTTTAACAAAACTGACATTCACGTGCACAGTTAAGCCACTGTAATCCCACGCAATACCCAGGGAAACACCTAGTTCCTCACCAGTTTCAAATACAGCTCCACATCTTTTTCCTTCAGGGTGGAGTACACCTTCTCCATTTTGTAGGTAATACCACACTGAGAATCATCCAGGCTCTTAATGAAGTTGTCCCGAATTTCAGACATTAGATTggtaaagcagaaaaatgtgtcTGCTTCAGCATgttctggggaaagaaaagaagaacatGGGAGAATAGAGGAAGCCTGACTGAGAGAGGTACAGAGCTGTAAAATTGTCCTTGCTCCATAATCTGGTTGCTGTATTGGATCTGAGGAGTAGATCCTACCAGATCTTGGCTTGCTTGGTCTGGGTCAAAACTagacaacctttttttttagatttttttttttttttttaactagaaacATGTACAGAGCCACTGCAGATACTAACCCTGTGTCCAACACAAGGTCTTCATGACATGAGGTCACAAAGCAGTTATCTATGCACAAGAACGTAATCTGCCACCAGCACACACCCACAGAGCTCCTATGAAGCAGAAGCAACAGGCAAAGCCCtccctttccattttttccttacCATCTATATAAAGTACAAGGAAACAAGAGCTAAGGGGattttaacaaacaaaaattgCTAAAAAATCCTCACTTCCCATGTCCTCACTCCCAGCCCATTCAGCTCCTAGCAATTCCCCAAAACTCCTCATGCCATGCAGAGAAGTCACAGTACCACAGGCACTGCTGAGCAGTCAGAAGGCTTCCTCACCTTTCCATTCGCTGTTAGGGTCTGTAGCAAAGGTGTAGTAAAGAGGCCCCACGATTTCATTCATGCCCTGGACATAGGCTATCCCGGGGTTCAGCTTGGCATAGATGAACAGGATCCGCTCCACCACTTCCCAGTGAGCTTCGCAGCCGTTGGGCAGAACTTCGTACTCgctcagggagctgggggtgctttTAAGAGGGGAGCTCacctggaaaacaaagctgaatCAGGATAACCAAGTGGCACAGATCCCTTAGCACCTGTGCCAAGCCTGGCTTTTAACATACATAGGCCCTCCAAAAGATCCGGGCTGTTTATATCACATAAACCAAGACAAGCAACTCTGGGAGCACACAGGCAGAGAAGTCCTGGTGCTGGCTGTCCCTGAAGAATAAGTCTGTGCAGCAATGCACAACACTCTGAATCATTGTACCACATGATTTCACACAGTAAAAACCACAGCAGTTCCACTTCTTTGTTAGTAGTATGAGGGAAGGGTATTGAGAGTTGTGGGAGAAGCCACCTTCCCCAAGAGCACGTGTGCTGTAACACtcatgaaagggaaaagagactAGACATTTTAACAGacactcagctctgctcctaATTCCAAGTTTGAGATCCAGTTCTGGAGGACTATGGAAATTTCTAATAAATTCATAGTAAATTAAccctttggtgttttgttgCCACACAGGAAGCCATATGTCAGCATAAAATAACTTGTGACTCCAAATTCTACCAAAGTCAGGTAAAAAcaatctttaaaattaaatacaccTAAAATTCCCTACAGTCTGTCAGGCACTTCAACTGATTCTACAATGTCCAGCCCCCAGAAGGCTCAGTATGCTGGGGTGTTTCCTTGATTCCACTGCacaagcagaaagagaaacagaacagCCCAAGAATCACCCTTCCCCTTCCCAATCTGAGACCCTGccctgtgacagggacagcccccacccagagctcaCATTTGTCACCCCACTGCGGTTTCGTGCCACCGTCTGCGACTTGAGCGTGGTCTGCTCCACCCGCCTGCGCAGCGTCTCAAACTCGTTCTGGGGGTCCAGGATTAACAGGCAGGGATAATCCGTGGGGCGCTGGAAAAACGCCATGTCAGGGTACAGCCTCCTAGGATGGACACAGAAGGAAATCAGGGACAAGAAGGAAGTACATGCCCCATGTTGAGTGGGAGGCTCGGTTTAATAttaaactttgttttcaaagtacAATTTGTTGACCAAACCTCTCGGGTTCAGAAATCTGAGTCGTTGTGCCTCACACACCTGACATCTTTGTCTATCTGGAGGAGCACTTCATTATCCTTGAAGTAAGTGTTCCATCGACTGTCTGGATTTGGATTGAGGGGCTAAAGagagaaacaacagaaacagaACAAGCGTGTTTCACACATATCAAAATCCTCAGTAAACATACAGTGATTTAACATTTCTGCTGTCACTCTGCCATCAGCACAATCTGAGCACATCAGGGTCCttttttctctcacattttGGATTCTTTTCACTCATCTGTTCAAAAGTTTGTTCCcaattcagtttttttccccctctgttaACAAACTCCAACTAACTGCAGCTCCAAACCTGTACCATGGAGAAGGTATTTGGACCTGGGGTAAGAGTTATCCACCCACCCGGTACTTTGATGCTGTGGTTCTTCTCTCCACACCAAGATCCACACATAGTTAACAACtaaccaagaaaaaaacaacaagctACATTCCAAGGGCTTCAAAGATCACTGTGACCTGCCTGTGTGGTATTACAGACATGCCAGTTTTACACCACCAAGGCTCCAGAGATCACAGTGGGGCAGGTGACTGCAGGGGAGTGAACGCTCAGAATGCTCATGGGAGCAGCTGTATCATTTTACAGTCTCTTCTGATCAGTTACTTCCCTCACtcctcccacacacacactcctaACAGCACTTTCAGAAGAGGAGAAAGCCAAGGCATGCAGGAAATAGTCTGTTAGAAAAAATAACAACCCAGCAGCATTACTAGAAATAATCAactctcctgccttccacaccacagcccagcctgACTCTCCTGCTTCTTTTCTATCCTCTGCTCCGAATCCACTCATGGACCCAACTTCCCAGGGGAGCACCTCATGGCTCCAGGAACCTCTTGTGAGCCTCTCCCATTCCCTAGGAGACCCATAGCCTGGGCAGGCAGCCCCaaaagggcaggaggagggaagtgTACAGCTGGAAACAGCTCTCTACGGAGCTATTGGTGCTTTGCCAATAATTCACACTCAAGGCTAGCAGGACAAAAGTGCCAGGCTGCCACCTGGGAACCATCCCTCCCCCTGGCAGGGCAGAACAGTTGGgaacagagccaggagcagcccagggggGCAGAAAAATCCCCAAGGAATTTTCTGCAGAACAAAGGCTTAACAACACTTACATGATCTTCTAAGGTCACATCTTCTCTGGAAACACCCAGGTTGGCCTTGGCAATCCCAGGCTGGATAATCATTTCTTTTAGGAACTGGGAATACAGATCCCttgaa
It contains:
- the ENDOG gene encoding endonuclease G, mitochondrial; the protein is MLRARWVLPLAVGAGLGAALARREHRERGDAADGLLARLPVLPAVAAASPPAPPGSGRTELSKYGLPGLAQLRSRESYVLCYDPRSRSALWVIEQLNRDTLSGASDRAACDFQEDDSVHEYHRATNADYRGSGFDRGHLAAAANHRWSQKAMRDTFYLSNIAPQNPHLNQNAWNNLEKYCRSLAKNNRNVYVCTGPLFLPRMEADGKMYVKYQVIGKNNVAVPTHFFKVLILEKESGEIELRSYVMPNSPVDDKIPLERFLVPIESIERASGLLFVPNILRRTSNLKAITAGKQ
- the TBC1D13 gene encoding TBC1 domain family member 13, yielding MSRLHQSRIADFQEVLGEPTVALTKLRELCFSGIPFDGGLRCLCWKILLNYLPLEKALWSSLLKKQRDLYSQFLKEMIIQPGIAKANLGVSREDVTLEDHPLNPNPDSRWNTYFKDNEVLLQIDKDVRRLYPDMAFFQRPTDYPCLLILDPQNEFETLRRRVEQTTLKSQTVARNRSGVTNVSSPLKSTPSSLSEYEVLPNGCEAHWEVVERILFIYAKLNPGIAYVQGMNEIVGPLYYTFATDPNSEWKEHAEADTFFCFTNLMSEIRDNFIKSLDDSQCGITYKMEKVYSTLKEKDVELYLKLQEQNIKPQFFAFRWLTLLLSQEFLLPDVIRIWDSLFADDKRFDFLLLVCCAMLTLIRDQLLEGDFTLNMRLLQDYPISDVHLILKKAKELQDSK